From the genome of Paralichthys olivaceus isolate ysfri-2021 chromosome 4, ASM2471397v2, whole genome shotgun sequence:
GAAAATGTCCACCTTCTCATCGTAGCGTTTACCTGAAATAAcataaagaaaaagataaagtaAATACACTTTGTAATCCTCTGTCATCATCCTCAAGTTggtatatatgtttttttgtaaGCAGCTCACCATTCAGCATCTCTGGGGCCATCCAGTAAGGGTTTCCCACAACAGTGTACCGCTTCTTTCTGTCACTACGCCTGAAAATCCTCTTTTTATTGGGCGTTTTTTCAGATGGGGGCTTGACTTTGTCCTCTACGATGAGTCGAGAGAGTCCAAAGTCAGCAACGACCACAGTGTTATCCTGTTGAAAGAGGGGaaaattttttttatgttctctcTAAGCTCAATCTGAAGTCAAGAGCCACCTtagtataaatataattttactgAGAAGAAACTTGATGAATGACAGATAGGAGTAAATTAGTTACTCATGGAAGTAGAACAAGTGAATGTAAAGGAATAATATAGAACTTATTTGGAGGCTCTGTTTGTATCTGTTTATATAATATAGTATTGTCTTGtgttcacatttaaatgttataactacaattatatttaaaatccaCAACTGGCAAATCACAGGAACAGAGAACAATTGTGTCATGGTTGGACTCCATGTCACCTACCAGTTTAACCAGGCAGTTGTGAGAGTTGAGGTCTCTGTGTATTATGCTCATTGAGTGAAGGTAGgtctgaaacacagagaaaagtcaATGAGGGTCCAACTTGAACACACGCAAGAACATTTACTTTAATATAGTAAAACTTATCAACACTTTCCACATATCTATGaatgtgataaataaataaataacctaGCCTAACTAACCATAACATAACACACATTCAAATCTATGAATTGTTTTTAGTGGCCTTTTACAAACAAAGTATTGCATCATTTACAATCCCTGTAGTCATCTGCCATTCCTTAGATCAATCTCAATCTTGTGGTGGTTCTTTAGCTCTAAAGCACTACACATATTTAAACGGCTGACAATAGCCACTAAAGATGTCAGTAATGTCTTTGCAAAAAACCAACTCACCATTCCAGAGGCGATGCTCTTTGCAAAGCTCACCCTCTGCTCCCATGTAAATGGGTCCTGTTAgttcagaatgaaaaaaaaacaataaatgagaGAAATGAATTCAATGTCCCGCAGGGTTTATTATTCATAGCAGtgataaatacaaaatgatATGTGCCGAGGTAAAGACAGGGAAACAGTGGTTAATAATACCAGAAAACCAAATCATAAATTTTACTAAATTTGAAAATGTCCCTCCAATATGCTTTAAAGATAATTACagatataaaaagacaaaaacacttttgCCTCGTGCTGAGCTGAATTGCTTCCTAGAAACATTTGGCAATGGGAGGAGGTGAGCACAGCTCTTTCAATTTCACCTGGGAACACTTTTTACAACTTATCTCATTCCACATCGTAGCCAGTTGACATGGCTGCCAGCCCACAATAGAGCCGTGAGGCCTCCGACAGTGCAGAGTTTACTTCAGGTCAGCCACCTCCCACACTTTCTGTGGCCACTGAAGGGTTTTTTGTGCACAGTGTGGAAGAGGAGTGGAAGAGAGTAAAGTGAATAAACTAGTTTAACTCACAGTGTCTCTGATGAAATCCTTCAGGGTGCCTCCCTCGATAAACTCAGTTATCAAATTGAGCCTCTTGTCCTTGTACAGCACGCCGATGAACCTCAAAACGTGGGGGTGATCAAGGCTCCGCATTACTTTGACCTGGAGATTAGTCGAGTGACAGAAAGAAAGTCTTTCAACCCTGTGATTGCGAGCAGATTATACCCCTGTGAAATTGAATTCATGAGAAAAGGcattaaatgcaataaaaatcaGGCTGATGTTTCCTCACGAGACTGGGACAtatacaacaaaataacaagGTACAAAGATGTAACTGTTGGAACATGTGGTGTGTTTTCAGTtatgaggaaaataaatcacaactcCATCCAGAGCCAGAGGATCCTGCTACAGATTACCAACCTCCTTCAGGAATGTTTTCTGCGTCTCCTCATCACAGCGGAGCAGCtccttcatcaccatcacctcTCCTGTGGCTTTATGAGTCACCTGTCAGTAACACATAAGCAGACAGGACTTTAACCCCACTGcatgagaaaaaataaataaataagtcaaaGGTGAATAAGCAATGGTTTGATGTAGGCTGACCTTGATTGCCTGTCCGAAGAAACCTTTTCCTATGATCTCTCCGTGGATGAGGTCACATGGGCGGAAGATGCGATGAGAGCAGCTATTGGACGATCTCAAGGACTCAGAGCGACCGATGTCTCGAGCAATAAATGACATCTCATTGGGAGAATTTGGTCCTGGTGACTTACATATGCTGTTACTCCTCCTGAAGTAGAGAATAGTGCAGATATAAAAATTACATAATTCGTTACAGACGCATATTATGTAAGCTGTATGTTTTGGCACCTTATTTAGGCCCAACATACCTCAAAGATCTCCTCTTCAGTGTGCCTTCATCAACTACATCCGTTCTCTCCAGGACTGCATCAGAAGGTGAGGACAGACGCATGCGGGAGGTGGCAGGGACTCCCAGCGTCTGGCTCCTGGGTGATCCCAGTCTGAGGCGATCCAAACGCTGCCTGACTGGGTCATACTCGATAAGCAGCTGAAGAGTTTGACTGGTGCGATGGATAAGATCGTCAACCTTTACAGACATGGAGATTTTTGGGGTTGAGAAAATTTTGCATGATTTTAAAACTATAACTTCTCAAGAGTATATGGTTCAACAAAGTTGTAGCTATGATAACAGACGATGCTTCAAATATGGATGTTACGACAGCAAAGATTGTCACCAATTCAGTACCTGACCAAAAGATGAAATATGTTCAATATGTCTCCTTCTTTAACGCTGATGACCAgacaaaagtttttttgttaaatattatGATGTTACAGAGAAACTGAGCTTTCATCCTTTGGATAAACAATGGGAGAATGTTTTTATGAATCCCATTACGTACGAATGTTTGAGCTCTGGCAAAAAACGTGTTGTcttaaatcacagtgaaaactgGATCAAGTTATCAGGTATGAATTGAACATCATGACCTGAATGCAGCAAATTTAGTGTAACTGAACTCTTTGTGCTTTTGAGGTGGAATGAAagattgaaatactttattggAAAAACCGGACAGGTGggaattttaaaacaaaacaaaaacctcagCAGTGAGTGATgactgcattggaatgcatgtCATTCTGTGAGGGTGAGGTTGTGGGAAAGAGCCTTTAAGTGCAGTCACTCCACATACCATCCCACCCAGCTGAGGTATGACaaaaatcacatgttgtatatgaACAAAGCTTTACAAATCTCACTCAACTAATTGATTTGCACCTTAATGAGAACAGTAATTAGCTTCATTTAAACAGCTTCAGATAACACATCTCAGTGATGAACTGAGGTTTgaacccacctcctcctccatcaacGTCCCCACTGGAAGGCCATTGATCTCCAGGATCCTATCTCCAACATGGATGGCATTTCGGACTTCTGGACTAATAAGCATCCCTCTGACCCTGGAGCATAAACAAAGTACCAATGAGTATTAGCATTGTAGAATAAATAGACTAGAACagaaactttattgtcattgtacaacaTACAACGAAATTAAGGTGCAGCTCCAGAAAGTGTTTCAAAGGATAGTTGACCCACCACCAAAGAAGCCCGAAAGtaatatttacattcacattagTGCAgcgcaaacacacaaccacacccacacacaccaataaATAAACGGCCAGCTAAGATATGCAGGAAGGAAATGTAAACAGGCCCTACAGTGCAACCGAGAGTAGAACATACGcatgaagaagaataaatagaCAGCAGCTTAAAAATGGAATGTACTGATTTAATGGCAGCAAATGAGGGACAACTTGCTGTCTCCTGGGCAGTTGGCAAACCAGGACTGAGGTGAGGTGAAGTGTCTAAACCCCTCTGCATCAATTATAAATGATCAATAACTACCTTTTGGAGCATTGGGAAACTTAAACATACACTAGGGCTCTGCTGTTTATCAAACCTATTATCAGTCTTACGTCAAAGCATTACCACAGTCTATGAGCACTACTCATGCAGTCTACACACGAAACAGGCACAGAGATCAGCCCTAACATGTGACACTCACTCTTTGACTATGATGCTCGCTGAACCATTGACGTCCCTCAGCACTGAGACGGAGAAGCCCCTCTTGCCGTTGGCTGCGGAGGGCATGGAGATTAGGGTCACTGTGTGGGGCAGGGAGTCGAGCACCGAGTCATGTGAACGCTTCTCCAACATTGGTGTGAGGACCACCTGCTTGTAGCACTTTCCACTGCAAACAACAGGAGAGGGAGTGAATGGTTACATGTGAGGGCATGTGCTCTCTGTTAAGTTACAGTTGAAAGAACACAGTGTTGTGTAAGAACGAACAACTATTGATGGCTATGGATATTTAGGCTAAACATTAACTTGAAGACATTTTTGCTGCTCCTCTTTGAAAAGTAAACTGACATGTAAACTGACTGTGGTATATGGCTGTGCAGGTGACTTACCAGTAAAGTTTCGATCGCTCCACTAAGGCGTAGGTGTCCCGGTCTTCAATCACGACCATGCACCTCAGACATACAAAGCACTCGGGGTGATACTTGTGTTCTCCGGCcacctggaaacacaaacaaactgatctTCAGAGTGCAAAGTGGTGATATGTTGATGGTGCGGCTGCTCTCCTGCTGCGCTGTGCTTTGCTCTTCAGAGACGAGTGTGTTGTGCTGCGTGCTTGTTTTATGCCCTCCTCCCACTGTCAGCAGTGACACAGTCGCAACACCTGCTTGACTCTGAGTCTGTCTGGAATCTGCTATGATGTCACCTCCCCCTGCTCATCTTGCCGACGTTCTCGCTCCCATCAATCTATCATCTTCAAGTCTCATCTACATCTGACACTCGATTTCCCTTTCTGCAATTAGTCACACTCCCATGTCATCAGGCTTCTTTCCTCTACTTCTCATGCAAGATGAGATCATGTCCCCCAGCGAGCAGGTGATCTAACTTATAAACACCTGAGCATGAAAAAGCATAAGTTCAATTTCAATCATGAGACTAAAGTTACAAAAactttgtcattttaatgtgGTTCATTGGAAAATCTACTCATGCACCTGAATGATGTGGAGATTAGGCGAGAAATGAAAATTTCAGGATGCTGTTTCCACCTTCCATAATACAAACTAACAAtgttcagtttttatatttaagatACTACATTATGTGGCAAAAATAGAGCATGTATAAAGCCAAAATGTGTGCAGGTAGCATCCAGATATAGTTAAGAAAAACAGTAGTTTTGGAACTTTTACCGTTTAATCACTTTTCTAAGAGTCAGAAACTTGCAAAAGAAATTATGTCAAACAGTAAGATTACTCTATCACTGCTCAACTGTTAGccataaaaatgatcaaataaaataatcatatttgcATCCCAAAAAAATTAGCGAATTGTTGCCAgtaaaggagggagggaggaggaaattTCCAAGGGAGGTTCACAGTCTCAGACTTTGAAACCTCCCTGTCTGTACGATACACTAATCTCATAGAAAACCATTTTAgctattttttttaaccacatttGGATGTGTCAATGTGTTACTTTAAGAAGCAGCTGCCAATTTTAGTTGACAAAGAGAAAGCGTtgatgttgcttttttttttttttttttcaaatatagtgattgtttttgtttacttcaTTTTTCCAAAAGCTCTTACACCACCAGTGttagtttgttttaatgttttccaGCAGTGAGCAGCTGCTCCATTTCTTTTGTGCATCATTGTAAGAGAATACGTTTAAAAATTAAGGGtctaataaaaatatttttaaaaagtttcctTCTGTTGTCTTTTGTTCTACTAAAACTACTTATAAATCTGTCACTCATTGGGtatcaatatatattatgctTACAGAACCACTGTTACAAACAGTGTTTAGTAGGTTTTTTTCCcacagctgtgagtcagtgagtcaAAGCTGGGGAAGGCTTCCCTGCTGCTATGGCGAGATTAAAGTGATGTCAGCCAAATCATTGTGACACCTGCTTCCACGCCAACAACCACAGTCACAACCTGCCTCAGGCTTAAACAGCAAGACGGAGCTTAAAAACAAAGTTAAGCGGGACTCATTTTGGAGAGGCAGAAAATGAATCCGGGTGGGAAAACTAAGAACAGAAATTACAAGACAAGGTGATCGTAAACAGTTGCTTTCATACTTTTGAGTGCTTTTGTTGTTCATCTgaaaaaataaggaaacaatGTCGCTCAAAATGGTCAAAAGATGAACGTAAACGGACGGACACTTCTCACCCTCAACTGTCATGATCATGAGGGTTGACCAAAGTATTTTCAAACTTGTGGTAATGGTGGCAGAGGAAAGAGAACATTAAAGTtagagtgtgtagaatttagtgatatcgagtgttgcagttacatgttgcagctgaacatccctcacctcaccttccccttccaaacatgaaaaagaacctgtggcggccttcagttgtcataaaaactcaaaagatgttttctttgtccagtcttgactaatgtaaaaaacatggcggcctctgtagagaggacacCCTccgtgtaaatataaagtatttaattataaatgggcttttctagggtaaataaaaatacagtttgtacagtttagatgaaacgaactattGAAACATCATGAGTATTATTCTACAAGAACTttatgccaatagatcccttcacctcaaatcttacacactggacctttaggtcagaaaagtaaaacttgaAATTTTAAGCGAAGTTAGCAAAGCAATCAATGTAGAGTTTTGGCAATGAAACAATCATGGTCATGTTCGATCCACATTTCTGGTGAGTGCACGCCTCGGTAATCACGCACTATGCCAGTGAGTACACTGTGTGTACACAGAGTACTATCTGTGAGTGCAGTGACTGATGTGTCCAATCTGAGACACAACAAGTATCTTAAAATACAACAACCATCTTCAGTGAATCAATGCACTGAAAAAACCTGGACAAACATAATACTGTTGTGGACTTGAGCGCCTAACAAGAAGCAGCAGTTCTGCATGACCCTCCTCTGCTGATGCACCACAATGATTCTCTTTCTGGCTGAGATGCTGCTATGCCAGTTCAGCTCTGCCAAAAACACTTGGCTTCACAGGCTGATGGAGCTGGATGCCAATACTAAATAGAAGAGTCCATTATGTTTGTTGCTTggtggcaaaaagaaaaaacttcagTCTGGCTCCATGTTAGACAAGTGACCCCAGTTGTGACCAGCAAGAGCTGCGGCCACCTGAATTCCATGTTTCAATTTGTAGATGCTACAATAAAAGATGGCTGCCAGAAAATGACTTGATGTTTACGGTCAGTCCCTGGTAATTTAAAGTCTATCTCGACTCAGTGTATAACTTTTACCATATAGGATGTGGTTCAAATACACATTGCCCTCTGTTTGACTGAATCAAATAAGATTAGTCTTATCTGGTTACCTCAGAAGAGGTTTTGTGTTCGtctgtaagcaagattacgcaaaaactattCCTCTAAACGTGGGTGAAGAATGCAgcatgggtcagggaagaacccattatcTCACTATTACATTGCCAGATAAGGCActatctttcattttcattgatttaccacagatttattcttttaaaaatcaggcatgttcagGCAAATgctttctatgagtgtgtgcactgtgATGTGGCTTCATTGGAACTATTGGCCCTTGGCGGAGgaatgcgct
Proteins encoded in this window:
- the limk2 gene encoding LIM domain kinase 2 isoform X2 codes for the protein MISTLELICSVCCDHLTNWYYEKDGKLYCRKHYWEKFGELCHGCSLLMTGPAMVAGEHKYHPECFVCLRCMVVIEDRDTYALVERSKLYCGKCYKQVVLTPMLEKRSHDSVLDSLPHTVTLISMPSAANGKRGFSVSVLRDVNGSASIIVKEVRGMLISPEVRNAIHVGDRILEINGLPVGTLMEEEVDDLIHRTSQTLQLLIEYDPVRQRLDRLRLGSPRSQTLGVPATSRMRLSSPSDAVLERTDVVDEGTLKRRSLRRSNSICKSPGPNSPNEMSFIARDIGRSESLRSSNSCSHRIFRPCDLIHGEIIGKGFFGQAIKVTHKATGEVMVMKELLRCDEETQKTFLKEVKVMRSLDHPHVLRFIGVLYKDKRLNLITEFIEGGTLKDFIRDTDPFTWEQRVSFAKSIASGMTYLHSMSIIHRDLNSHNCLVKLDNTVVVADFGLSRLIVEDKVKPPSEKTPNKKRIFRRSDRKKRYTVVGNPYWMAPEMLNGKRYDEKVDIFSFGIMLCEIIGKVYADPECLPRTLDFGLNVGKFVEKFLPEDCPPAFFPLAVACCDLTPDNRPPFQKLEDWFGALSFNQELGIPLPAELEEVHQRLSQLHWPKDGSPLPSTDQPSTPTAASPESSSVTDNST
- the limk2 gene encoding LIM domain kinase 2 isoform X1, coding for MEGPEGSDNCLCVGCGGKIQDSFHMKVLQDIWHNACFQCSVCCDHLTNWYYEKDGKLYCRKHYWEKFGELCHGCSLLMTGPAMVAGEHKYHPECFVCLRCMVVIEDRDTYALVERSKLYCGKCYKQVVLTPMLEKRSHDSVLDSLPHTVTLISMPSAANGKRGFSVSVLRDVNGSASIIVKEVRGMLISPEVRNAIHVGDRILEINGLPVGTLMEEEVDDLIHRTSQTLQLLIEYDPVRQRLDRLRLGSPRSQTLGVPATSRMRLSSPSDAVLERTDVVDEGTLKRRSLRRSNSICKSPGPNSPNEMSFIARDIGRSESLRSSNSCSHRIFRPCDLIHGEIIGKGFFGQAIKVTHKATGEVMVMKELLRCDEETQKTFLKEVKVMRSLDHPHVLRFIGVLYKDKRLNLITEFIEGGTLKDFIRDTDPFTWEQRVSFAKSIASGMTYLHSMSIIHRDLNSHNCLVKLDNTVVVADFGLSRLIVEDKVKPPSEKTPNKKRIFRRSDRKKRYTVVGNPYWMAPEMLNGKRYDEKVDIFSFGIMLCEIIGKVYADPECLPRTLDFGLNVGKFVEKFLPEDCPPAFFPLAVACCDLTPDNRPPFQKLEDWFGALSFNQELGIPLPAELEEVHQRLSQLHWPKDGSPLPSTDQPSTPTAASPESSSVTDNST